The Thermodesulfobium sp. 4217-1 genome includes a region encoding these proteins:
- a CDS encoding HD domain-containing phosphohydrolase, which translates to MLNPYPYEHSLKLSFISNLISREMKLEKTQRIDLYLSSLLHDIGALLSESSCLLELNKRKEINIQNHAHSGYELLRDIPFFDKIASVIKDHHNEDTQNLLSKIIFFADEIEVLIRNSNFTSANEIQAKAFSIFKDKTSFKDILDAYLVVSKNDFFLFLLNNLEELKKENSLLVEDRFEILNDEQLGDLAKTIAKNFVDAKSEFTKLHSIDVTYTAVSIAKAMGFPPMDCQKIETAGFLHDIGKIFIPLDILEKPDKLTGSEWLTMKSHAYYTYSFLNSLGLDKEIIDIASFHHECLDGSGYPFGLEGNDLSKLQRIIAVADIYAALRQQRPYRTDRMKHEEAIEILEKMAKTGKIDMEVIKSIPYNLIMLWGY; encoded by the coding sequence ATGTTAAACCCATATCCTTATGAACATTCCTTAAAATTAAGCTTTATTTCTAATCTTATATCAAGAGAAATGAAATTAGAAAAAACTCAGAGAATTGATCTTTATCTTAGCAGCTTATTGCATGATATTGGAGCTCTTTTAAGTGAGAGCTCCTGTCTGCTTGAATTAAACAAAAGGAAAGAAATCAATATTCAAAATCACGCTCATTCTGGCTACGAATTATTAAGAGATATACCCTTTTTTGATAAAATCGCATCTGTCATCAAGGATCATCACAATGAAGATACACAAAACTTACTTTCAAAAATAATATTCTTCGCCGACGAAATAGAGGTTCTAATTAGAAACAGCAATTTTACAAGCGCAAATGAAATTCAAGCAAAAGCTTTCTCAATTTTTAAAGATAAAACTTCATTCAAAGATATTCTTGATGCATATTTAGTTGTCTCAAAAAACGATTTCTTCTTATTTTTACTAAACAACCTTGAAGAGTTAAAGAAAGAAAATTCTTTGTTAGTAGAAGATAGATTTGAAATCCTAAATGATGAGCAATTAGGAGATTTAGCTAAAACTATTGCAAAAAATTTTGTTGACGCAAAGAGCGAGTTTACCAAACTTCACTCGATCGACGTAACCTATACTGCTGTGTCAATTGCCAAAGCAATGGGATTTCCCCCAATGGACTGCCAAAAGATCGAAACCGCTGGCTTTTTGCACGATATTGGAAAAATTTTTATCCCGCTTGATATTCTAGAAAAACCTGATAAATTAACAGGAAGTGAATGGCTAACCATGAAATCGCACGCTTATTATACATATTCATTTTTAAACTCTCTGGGATTAGATAAAGAAATTATAGATATAGCATCTTTTCATCACGAATGTTTAGATGGCAGCGGTTATCCATTTGGTTTGGAGGGGAATGATCTTAGTAAACTACAAAGAATTATAGCAGTTGCAGACATCTATGCTGCACTTAGACAGCAAAGACCATATAGAACAGATAGAATGAAGCATGAAGAAGCCATTGAAATATTGGAAAAAATG
- a CDS encoding HAD family hydrolase — protein sequence MSVKNSIKGIVFDFDGTLVDTLADIAISANMALEEGGLTPYPIESYKNFVGEGSEVLIDRIIPKEKYSEDLKSKLLKNYSEIYRKNWSKNSKPYEGIYEILDFLKDRDYLVAILSNKPDPFTKEMANFFFPEFPFLKILGARPQIPKKPDPMAIYEIISFSKLESCNWSMVGDTAVDINTAKNAEILPIGVLWGFRPDEILKEKNVLHINQPKDIISILNSD from the coding sequence ATGTCAGTAAAAAACAGCATAAAGGGTATAGTTTTCGATTTTGACGGAACACTTGTTGACACGCTGGCAGACATTGCCATAAGCGCCAATATGGCTCTTGAAGAAGGTGGATTAACTCCTTACCCAATCGAGAGCTACAAAAACTTTGTCGGTGAGGGATCAGAGGTTTTAATAGACAGGATAATCCCAAAAGAGAAATATTCAGAAGATTTAAAATCAAAATTACTCAAAAATTATAGCGAAATTTATAGGAAAAACTGGTCAAAAAATAGCAAACCCTATGAGGGAATATATGAAATTTTAGATTTTTTAAAAGATAGAGACTATTTAGTAGCAATACTCTCAAACAAGCCAGATCCCTTCACAAAAGAGATGGCAAATTTCTTCTTTCCAGAATTTCCTTTCCTAAAAATTTTAGGTGCAAGACCCCAGATACCCAAAAAACCTGATCCAATGGCAATCTACGAAATCATTTCTTTCTCAAAATTAGAAAGTTGCAATTGGTCAATGGTTGGAGACACCGCAGTAGACATAAACACGGCTAAAAATGCAGAAATCCTACCCATTGGTGTCCTTTGGGGCTTTAGACCAGATGAAATTTTGAAGGAAAAAAATGTCTTACATATTAATCAGCCAAAAGATATAATCTCTATCTTAAACAGTGATTAA